Proteins encoded together in one Hymenobacter monticola window:
- a CDS encoding tetratricopeptide repeat protein — protein MNTPPTRLQQLLAFYQDDPTDAFTIYALATEYRAQEPERAWEFYQKLLAEHPDYVGTYYHAGKLLEQFGRKDEAEKVYRTGLVVARKAGQQHAASELLQALNSCLGLDYEDD, from the coding sequence ATGAACACGCCACCCACCCGTTTGCAACAGTTGCTCGCTTTCTACCAGGACGACCCCACCGACGCCTTCACCATCTACGCCTTGGCCACCGAATACCGGGCCCAGGAGCCGGAGCGCGCCTGGGAATTCTACCAGAAACTACTGGCCGAGCACCCCGATTACGTGGGCACTTACTACCACGCCGGCAAGCTGCTGGAGCAGTTTGGCCGGAAAGATGAAGCTGAAAAAGTGTATCGCACGGGCCTCGTGGTGGCTCGCAAGGCCGGCCAGCAGCACGCCGCCAGCGAACTGCTGCAGGCACTAAACAGCTGCCTGGGGCTGGACTATGAAGACGATTAA
- a CDS encoding DUF937 domain-containing protein — MPSLLDIVKAAFSRELVRHVASRLGEAESSVSKALGGIVPLVLCGLVNQAGAGARQAVFNLSRQAWLGTHYNVSTTTGVLGVMGSSAATGLVQGHDVLEKLFGTGSRVLVEPITAFAGIRAESADTLLRLVGTVLPALLGQYAASRQLQAAGLATELAALKGPVRAMLPAGLQGLVSLLWLSGLATGAKQPVPPARSLTSVMRERAGSAVDWTVRRYGALVALVGGVVMLCFVLAETAAGNEAPAHPAMVQLPANAVSQEMEGETGPRPLETKELGLF; from the coding sequence ATGCCCAGCTTGCTCGACATCGTCAAAGCTGCTTTTTCGCGCGAGCTGGTTCGTCATGTGGCGAGCCGGCTTGGGGAAGCAGAGTCGAGCGTAAGCAAGGCGTTGGGAGGAATAGTGCCCCTGGTGCTCTGCGGATTGGTAAACCAAGCCGGGGCCGGGGCCCGTCAGGCCGTTTTCAACCTAAGCCGCCAGGCCTGGCTGGGCACGCATTATAATGTGAGTACCACCACCGGCGTACTGGGGGTGATGGGGAGCAGCGCTGCCACGGGCTTGGTGCAGGGCCACGACGTGTTGGAAAAACTGTTTGGCACCGGCAGCCGGGTGCTGGTGGAGCCGATTACAGCATTTGCGGGCATCCGGGCAGAATCGGCCGATACCTTGCTGCGGCTGGTGGGCACGGTGCTGCCGGCCCTGCTGGGCCAATATGCTGCCAGCCGCCAGCTGCAAGCGGCCGGACTGGCAACCGAGCTGGCCGCTCTGAAAGGGCCGGTGCGGGCCATGCTGCCTGCGGGGCTGCAGGGGCTGGTAAGCTTGCTTTGGTTGAGCGGCCTGGCTACCGGGGCAAAGCAGCCGGTGCCTCCTGCGCGGAGTCTGACATCGGTGATGCGCGAACGGGCCGGTTCGGCGGTGGACTGGACCGTGCGCCGCTACGGCGCGTTGGTGGCCTTGGTGGGAGGGGTGGTAATGCTCTGTTTCGTGCTGGCCGAAACTGCAGCCGGTAACGAGGCCCCAGCGCACCCGGCCATGGTGCAGCTGCCGGCTAACGCCGTGAGCCAGGAGATGGAAGGCGAAACCGGGCCCCGCCCGCTCGAAACAAAGGAGCTGGGGTTGTTCTAA
- a CDS encoding efflux RND transporter permease subunit — MNKFIQGIIAFSLKNKGFVFLLTLAVVIMGVVSYRNTPIEAFPDVTNTEITIITQWPGRSAEEMEKFVTVPIEIALNPVQKKASVRSTTLFGLSVVKVIFDDGVDDAFARPQVNNLLREVDLPDGITPDVQPPYGPTGEIYRYTLESKTKTVRELKTLQDWVIERNLKAVPGVADVNSFGGEVKAYEIAVNPGKLQDFGLTPLDLYNAVQRSNINVGGDVINQGQQNYVVRGIGLLNNIGDINNTVIKNVNNVPILVRDVAKVTESALPRLGQVGRGFEDDKLEGIVVMRKGENPSEVISRLHDKVAELNAKILPPDVKMKTFYDRQQLIDFSTETVIHNLLEGIVLVTLIVFLFMADWRTTVIVSVIIPLALLFAFICLRLRGMSANLLSMGAIDFGIIIDGAVVMVEGLFVALDHKAHEMGMERFNKLSKLGLIKKSGRDMGKSIFFAKAIIITALLPIFSFEKVEGKVFSPLAWTLGFALLGALLFTLTLVPVLVSILLKKDVKEKENFFVRAVNRGAARFFAFTYARKTASLVIAFAVTAMGLYSFSFLGSEFLPELNEGSIYVRAQLPLSISLQSSNELCNQMRRDFLSFPEVSDVVSQTGRPNDGTDPTGFYNNEFLVQLKHTPEVEKKMKSKVYREDLVERMKAKLDKYTGVDFNFSQPITDNVEEAASGVKGSIAVKIYGTDLATLEAKAREVYEVLKTVKGIDDLGVLRNIGQPEFHVDLDESRMASYGVSKSDAAAVLEMAVGGKEATQLYEGERKFPIRVRYEPQFRQTPTEISGLMVPTQSGKTIPLTEIANIGSVTGPSLIYRDDNRRFAAVKFSIRGRDMGSTIAEAQEKVNRHVQLPAGYEQKWTGDFENQRRATQRLTQVVPISLGLIFFILFILFGNLKDAGLVLLNVPFAIIGGIAALLLTHTNFSISAGIGFIALFGICIQNGVILISVFKQNLVKKHTLDHSINEGVISRVRPVVMTALMATIGLMPAAISTGIGSETSKPLAIVVIGGLITGTILTLFIFPLVFERFYRAEHTHYGDDLAAERAGSRQTVGA; from the coding sequence ATGAATAAGTTCATTCAAGGCATCATTGCTTTCTCGCTCAAGAACAAAGGCTTCGTCTTTTTGCTGACGCTGGCTGTCGTCATCATGGGCGTGGTGAGCTACCGGAACACGCCCATCGAGGCGTTTCCGGACGTGACCAATACCGAAATCACCATCATCACGCAGTGGCCCGGCCGCTCGGCCGAGGAGATGGAGAAGTTCGTGACCGTGCCCATCGAAATCGCGCTGAACCCGGTGCAGAAAAAGGCCTCGGTGCGCAGCACCACCCTGTTTGGCTTGTCGGTGGTGAAGGTGATTTTCGACGACGGCGTGGATGACGCCTTCGCCCGGCCGCAGGTAAACAACCTGCTGCGCGAGGTGGACCTGCCCGACGGTATCACGCCCGACGTGCAGCCGCCGTATGGCCCCACCGGCGAAATCTACCGCTACACGCTGGAAAGCAAGACGAAAACGGTGCGCGAGCTGAAAACCCTGCAGGACTGGGTGATTGAGCGCAACCTGAAGGCCGTGCCCGGCGTGGCCGACGTGAACAGCTTCGGCGGCGAGGTGAAGGCCTACGAAATCGCGGTGAACCCCGGTAAGCTGCAGGACTTCGGCCTCACGCCGCTTGACCTGTATAACGCCGTGCAACGCTCCAACATCAACGTGGGCGGCGACGTCATCAACCAGGGCCAGCAGAACTACGTGGTGCGCGGCATCGGCTTGCTCAATAACATTGGCGACATCAACAACACGGTGATTAAGAACGTGAACAACGTGCCCATTCTGGTGCGCGATGTGGCGAAGGTGACCGAAAGCGCCCTGCCCCGCCTGGGCCAGGTGGGCCGCGGCTTTGAGGACGACAAACTGGAAGGCATCGTGGTGATGCGCAAGGGCGAAAACCCCTCGGAGGTCATTTCCCGCCTGCACGACAAGGTGGCCGAGCTGAACGCGAAAATCCTGCCGCCCGACGTGAAGATGAAAACCTTCTATGACCGGCAGCAGCTCATCGACTTCTCAACGGAAACGGTGATTCACAACCTGTTGGAAGGAATAGTGCTGGTGACGCTCATTGTATTCCTGTTCATGGCCGACTGGCGCACGACGGTGATTGTGTCGGTGATTATTCCGCTGGCGCTGCTGTTTGCCTTCATCTGCCTGCGTTTGCGCGGCATGAGCGCCAACCTGCTGAGTATGGGCGCCATTGACTTCGGCATCATCATCGACGGCGCGGTGGTAATGGTGGAAGGCCTCTTTGTGGCCCTCGACCACAAGGCGCACGAAATGGGCATGGAGCGGTTCAACAAGCTCTCCAAGCTCGGGTTGATTAAGAAGTCGGGCCGCGACATGGGCAAATCAATTTTCTTTGCCAAAGCCATTATTATCACGGCCTTGTTGCCCATTTTCTCCTTTGAGAAAGTAGAAGGCAAGGTGTTCAGCCCGCTGGCCTGGACGCTGGGTTTTGCTCTGCTGGGCGCCCTGCTGTTCACCCTCACGCTGGTGCCGGTGCTGGTGAGCATCCTGCTGAAAAAGGACGTGAAGGAGAAGGAAAACTTCTTCGTGCGGGCCGTGAATCGGGGCGCGGCGCGCTTCTTCGCCTTCACCTATGCCCGCAAAACGGCCAGCCTGGTCATTGCCTTTGCCGTGACGGCAATGGGCTTGTATTCGTTCTCCTTTCTGGGCTCAGAGTTTTTGCCGGAGCTGAACGAGGGCTCGATTTACGTGCGGGCCCAGCTGCCGCTGAGCATTAGCTTGCAATCGAGCAATGAGCTGTGCAACCAAATGCGGCGCGACTTCCTGAGCTTCCCTGAGGTGAGCGACGTGGTGAGCCAGACCGGCCGGCCCAACGACGGAACAGACCCGACGGGCTTCTACAACAACGAATTCCTGGTGCAGCTTAAGCACACGCCGGAGGTGGAGAAGAAGATGAAATCCAAGGTGTACCGCGAGGATTTGGTGGAGCGCATGAAGGCCAAGCTCGACAAGTATACCGGCGTGGACTTCAACTTCTCACAGCCCATCACCGACAACGTGGAAGAGGCTGCCTCGGGCGTGAAGGGCTCCATTGCCGTGAAAATTTATGGCACCGACCTGGCCACGCTCGAAGCCAAGGCCCGCGAGGTGTACGAGGTGCTGAAAACGGTGAAAGGCATCGACGACCTGGGCGTGCTGCGCAACATCGGCCAGCCCGAGTTCCACGTCGACCTCGACGAAAGCCGCATGGCCAGCTACGGCGTGAGCAAGTCGGACGCGGCGGCGGTGCTGGAAATGGCCGTGGGCGGCAAAGAGGCCACCCAGCTTTACGAGGGCGAGCGCAAATTCCCCATCCGCGTGCGCTATGAGCCCCAGTTCCGCCAGACGCCCACCGAAATCAGCGGCCTGATGGTGCCCACGCAGTCGGGCAAAACCATTCCGCTCACGGAAATTGCCAACATCGGCTCCGTAACGGGCCCCAGCCTCATTTACCGCGACGACAACCGCCGCTTTGCCGCCGTCAAGTTCAGTATCCGCGGCCGCGACATGGGCTCCACCATTGCCGAGGCGCAGGAAAAGGTGAATCGCCACGTGCAACTGCCCGCCGGCTACGAGCAGAAATGGACCGGCGACTTTGAGAACCAGCGCCGCGCCACGCAGCGCCTCACGCAGGTGGTGCCCATCTCGCTGGGCCTCATCTTCTTCATCCTGTTCATTCTGTTTGGCAACCTGAAAGACGCCGGGCTAGTGCTGCTCAACGTGCCGTTTGCCATCATCGGCGGCATCGCGGCACTGTTGCTCACCCACACCAACTTCTCAATTTCGGCCGGCATTGGCTTCATCGCGCTGTTCGGCATCTGCATTCAGAACGGCGTTATTCTCATCTCCGTGTTCAAGCAAAACCTGGTGAAGAAGCACACGCTTGACCACAGTATCAACGAAGGCGTGATTTCGCGGGTGCGGCCCGTGGTGATGACGGCGCTAATGGCCACCATCGGCCTGATGCCGGCCGCCATCAGCACCGGCATCGGTTCTGAAACGAGCAAGCCGCTGGCCATTGTGGTGATTGGCGGGCTGATAACGGGTACCATTCTCACTCTCTTCATCTTCCCGCTGGTGTTCGAGCGCTTTTACCGCGCTGAGCACACGCACTATGGCGACGACTTGGCGGCCGAACGTGCCGGCAGCCGCCAAACAGTAGGTGCTTAG
- a CDS encoding TolC family protein encodes MFRLHFIALLGAVLLTAGSAAAQAQPAATAPADTVRLSLPDAEQRFFQNNLAVLAQQYNVTVAQAQAVQARLIDNPTIYVEQDVLRRRITRPTVPEGTAASEAVVSVQQLFSLAGRRKAAGQAAQQGAVVEQYNLQDLLRNLRYQLRTTYYDLFFKQQTLRAYATEIASLTRTVGLYQTQYEKGNIALKEVIRLRAFLFTLQSERQTLLNDVASDQTDLHVLLRDATGSQYVPLVDTRRTRDLTLNGYPEQALVDTALVRRTDLNARRATLEQQNLSLRLQQKLAAPDLTVGYTYDKAGNYINNYSALTLGVAVPVFNRNQGNIQAAKAQVAASKLQVDQQQLVVQNEVHQAYQLAARNDELFQNTDRDTAPFARLMVGIEQSYAKRILSVVEYLDFFESYKNNLVQLNTLRANRVRAFEQLNFAVGKPVFRADQ; translated from the coding sequence ATGTTTCGTCTACATTTTATTGCCCTGCTGGGGGCCGTGTTACTGACCGCCGGTTCGGCAGCGGCCCAAGCCCAGCCCGCGGCCACCGCCCCAGCTGATACCGTGCGGCTCTCGCTGCCCGATGCCGAGCAACGCTTTTTCCAGAACAACCTGGCCGTGCTGGCCCAGCAGTACAATGTGACCGTGGCCCAAGCACAAGCCGTGCAGGCCCGGCTCATCGACAACCCAACGATATATGTGGAGCAGGACGTGCTGCGACGCCGCATCACCCGGCCCACGGTGCCCGAAGGCACCGCCGCCAGCGAGGCGGTGGTAAGTGTTCAGCAGTTGTTTTCGCTGGCCGGCCGGCGCAAGGCGGCCGGCCAGGCCGCCCAGCAGGGCGCCGTGGTGGAGCAGTACAACCTGCAGGACCTGCTGCGCAACCTGCGCTACCAGTTGCGCACTACCTACTACGACTTATTCTTCAAACAGCAGACGTTGCGGGCCTACGCCACCGAAATAGCTTCGCTGACGCGCACCGTGGGCTTGTACCAGACGCAGTATGAAAAGGGCAACATTGCGCTGAAAGAGGTGATTCGCCTGCGCGCCTTCTTGTTCACGCTGCAGAGTGAGCGACAGACGTTGCTGAACGACGTGGCCTCGGACCAGACGGACCTGCACGTGCTGCTGCGCGATGCCACCGGCAGCCAGTACGTGCCTTTGGTGGATACGCGCCGCACCCGCGACCTGACTTTGAACGGCTACCCGGAGCAGGCGCTGGTGGACACGGCCTTGGTGCGCCGCACCGACCTGAACGCCCGCCGCGCCACCCTGGAGCAGCAAAACCTTAGCCTGCGCCTGCAGCAGAAGCTGGCCGCGCCCGACCTCACCGTGGGCTACACCTACGACAAGGCCGGCAACTACATCAACAACTACAGCGCCCTGACGCTGGGCGTGGCCGTGCCGGTTTTCAACCGCAACCAGGGCAACATTCAGGCGGCAAAGGCCCAGGTGGCGGCCAGCAAGCTGCAAGTGGACCAGCAGCAGCTGGTGGTGCAAAACGAAGTGCACCAGGCTTATCAACTGGCGGCCCGAAACGACGAGCTTTTCCAGAACACTGACCGCGACACTGCCCCGTTTGCGCGGCTGATGGTGGGCATCGAGCAGAGCTACGCCAAACGCATCCTGAGCGTGGTGGAATACCTCGATTTTTTTGAGTCCTATAAGAACAACCTGGTGCAGCTCAACACCCTACGAGCTAACCGCGTGCGGGCCTTCGAGCAGCTGAATTTTGCCGTTGGCAAGCCGGTGTTCCGGGCCGACCAATAA
- a CDS encoding efflux RND transporter periplasmic adaptor subunit — MNRTFLALLTAVSLVGCSKPEVKEEKKEGFKLSDTMMSQIVLDTVRLRPVQDELVLTGEIQSDGDNTVKVYPLVGGVVEQLKVQLGDKVTKGQVLAVIKSSEIADVQNQTTAATSDYDIARKNLAVAEDMYKAGLNSERDVVLARAEVTKARGTVGKNRKQLSVYGVGKDGVYELKAPISGFITEKNATEHEQFNNDNVGNLFTVSNLDDVWIMANVFESDISKVKVGYDADVTTLSYPDKHFRGKIDKVFNVLDPDSKVMKVRVRLDNPGYLLKPEMYAQVRVENTEGAKALAVPAKSVVFDKDRNFVMVYRDRTHVETRPVTLTKTVGDYSYVSTGLKPGDVVIAKDQLLVYDELND, encoded by the coding sequence ATGAACCGCACCTTTCTTGCATTGCTCACCGCCGTTTCGCTGGTTGGCTGCTCCAAACCCGAAGTCAAAGAAGAGAAGAAGGAGGGCTTTAAGCTTTCCGACACCATGATGTCGCAGATTGTGCTGGACACAGTGCGCCTGCGCCCGGTGCAGGACGAACTGGTGCTGACCGGCGAAATCCAATCGGACGGCGACAACACCGTGAAGGTGTACCCGCTGGTGGGCGGCGTGGTGGAGCAGCTGAAAGTGCAGCTCGGCGACAAGGTGACCAAGGGCCAGGTGCTGGCGGTTATCAAGTCGAGCGAGATTGCCGATGTGCAGAACCAGACCACGGCCGCTACTTCTGACTATGACATTGCCCGAAAAAACCTGGCTGTGGCCGAGGACATGTACAAAGCCGGGCTCAACTCGGAGCGCGACGTGGTGCTGGCCCGCGCCGAAGTGACCAAGGCCCGCGGCACGGTGGGCAAAAACCGCAAGCAGCTGAGCGTGTACGGCGTGGGCAAGGACGGCGTGTACGAGTTGAAGGCGCCCATCTCGGGCTTCATCACCGAGAAAAACGCGACGGAGCACGAGCAGTTCAACAACGACAACGTGGGCAACTTGTTCACGGTGAGCAACCTGGATGACGTCTGGATTATGGCCAACGTGTTTGAGTCGGACATTTCGAAGGTGAAGGTGGGCTACGACGCCGACGTGACCACGCTGAGCTACCCGGACAAGCATTTCCGGGGCAAAATCGACAAGGTGTTCAACGTGCTGGACCCCGACAGCAAGGTGATGAAGGTGCGCGTGCGCCTCGACAACCCCGGCTATCTGCTTAAGCCCGAAATGTATGCGCAGGTACGCGTAGAAAACACCGAAGGCGCCAAGGCCCTGGCCGTGCCCGCCAAATCGGTGGTGTTTGACAAGGACCGCAACTTCGTGATGGTGTACCGCGACCGCACCCACGTGGAAACCCGCCCCGTAACGCTCACCAAAACCGTGGGCGACTACAGCTACGTGAGCACCGGCCTCAAGCCCGGTGATGTAGTCATTGCCAAAGACCAGTTGCTCGTGTACGACGAGCTGAACGACTAA
- a CDS encoding electron transfer flavoprotein subunit beta/FixA family protein, translating into MKFLVCISNVPDTTTKITFTPDNKEFNKAGVQFVINPWDEYALTRAIELKEAAGSGTVTVLNVGEADTEPNIRKALAIGADDAIRVNAAPTDAYFVAEQIAAIAKEGAYDVILMGKESIDYNGFQVHGMVGEMLGIPTVAPAMKLDLSGNTATLEREIEGGKEIVTVNTPFVASCQQPMCEPRIPNMRGIMTARTKPLKVVPAVGEPARTQVQEYALPPKKQGVKLIDAENAGELIKLLRNEAKVI; encoded by the coding sequence ATGAAGTTTCTGGTTTGTATTTCCAACGTGCCCGACACGACCACCAAAATCACCTTTACGCCCGATAACAAGGAGTTCAACAAGGCCGGGGTGCAGTTCGTGATTAACCCCTGGGACGAATACGCCCTCACCCGCGCCATCGAGCTGAAGGAAGCGGCCGGCAGCGGCACCGTCACCGTCCTCAACGTGGGCGAAGCCGACACCGAGCCCAACATCCGCAAGGCCCTGGCCATTGGCGCCGACGACGCCATCCGGGTGAACGCCGCGCCGACCGACGCCTACTTCGTGGCCGAGCAGATTGCCGCCATCGCCAAGGAAGGCGCCTACGACGTGATTCTGATGGGCAAGGAAAGCATCGACTACAACGGCTTCCAGGTGCACGGCATGGTGGGCGAGATGCTGGGCATCCCGACCGTAGCGCCGGCCATGAAGCTGGACCTGAGCGGCAACACCGCCACGCTGGAGCGCGAGATTGAAGGCGGCAAGGAGATTGTGACCGTGAACACGCCTTTCGTGGCCTCGTGCCAGCAGCCCATGTGCGAACCCCGCATCCCCAACATGCGCGGCATCATGACGGCCCGCACCAAGCCCCTGAAAGTGGTGCCCGCCGTGGGCGAGCCCGCCCGCACCCAGGTGCAGGAGTACGCGCTGCCGCCCAAAAAGCAGGGCGTGAAGCTCATCGATGCCGAAAATGCCGGTGAGCTCATCAAACTGCTCCGCAACGAAGCCAAAGTAATCTAG